Below is a genomic region from Falco naumanni isolate bFalNau1 chromosome 17, bFalNau1.pat, whole genome shotgun sequence.
TGCCACGCAGACAGACCCCGGGGCTGTTCGTGCACAGCTGGCACCCTGCTGTTATTGCTGGTCAGAATTTGGCCACAGCATGAGCGTGTGGTCAAACAGTTCAGCTCTCCAACTGTTCTGTTAATTGTACAGGATACTGAGAGTACTACAAATTTCTTTGGGTTTCTGAGGCTAGTCttaaataaaattccttttagtgtttgctgaaaatacaaaagtagTAACAAGACTTACTAAGGGCTAACCTAAGAAGTCATTCACTTTCTATATTTGAATGGAAAAGTATGTAAGCTAGAAATGCAAAGCATAACCTCATACTAACAGGGAAAGGACCTATGAAACTGAAGAATGAAAGAAGAGTTTGGTCCTACAAATGGCATAAGCCAAATGTAAAGAGTGAGGTACACCCACGGAGGCAGAGAAATACAATAGGACTGCTAATGGTAGGAAAGCACTATGTAGGCAAGAGGGGCACTAAGATCATAATGAAACAAGAAATAGCCAAAACCATCAAATTATAAAGAGGGGAAGTTAAGCATATTTCTTCTTATGGGTGCTGCAAAGCTACTGTTACAAATGAAGAGTTCGGGCTTGTCTCAAGATTCCATTTCCCTCTCACAAAAAGAGTTAATGCTCCATTTTGTGACAATGAACCTACAGTATTTGAACATGGGAGTTCTTGAAACCatcctgaagtattttaaacacttctgtTTAACACAACCTGGCTTTTCTTCCCCAACAGATATAAACTAATCACCACAGAGAGAAGAGTTTGGTGGGCACTGGGTTTGTGCTGGTCTCTGTCCCTGCTGGTAGGGTTAGTTCCCATGTTTGGATGGAACAAGGCAGAACCAAGAAGCTCTGACTTTCTCATGTGTCGATTTACCTCTGTGATGAGGATGGATTACATGGTATATTTTGGCTTCTTCACATGGACCCTTGTCCCTCTGCTCATCATGTGTGCTCTGTATGTTGAGATCTTTTACATCATCCGGACAAAGCTAAGTCAAGGTACAACCAGTGTGAGAGGAGCAGGAGGTTTTTACGGACAGGAGTTCAAGACAGCCAAATCTCTAGCACTTGTTCTCTTCCTGTTTGCAATATCCTGGTTGCCTCTGTGCATCATAAACTGCATCTCCTATTTTTACCCTGAGTCTCAGATCCCCCCGTATTTCATGTACTTGGGAATCCTGTTATCCCATGCCAACTCTGCCATGAACCCCATTGTCTATGCTTGCAAGATAAAGAAGTTCAAAACCACATACCTTTTGATTTTAAGGACCTATATCCTGTGCAAAAACCCAGACCCATTTGTTACAGAGCAAACAACAGACCAACAGTCACAAATAAAGAGCAAACGTTGACCTGCCAGTGTATACCAGACCACTGATAAACTGCTTTGTTAAGAAGCTCATGGGAAAAATGCGTGTTCTGTTTAATCTACTCCCACTCTCACACGAAGTGTTTTATGATAAGGGCAAGCTCCTCTCACTCAATCTGATGCACATTTGACATTAAACCCAAAAGGATCATTTATGATCTCCTGCCTTGTTGTACCCCAGAGAATTCTGCTTAGTTGTTGCTGTACCAAGCCCAGCTCTTTCAGGCAGGTATTTTCATCTAACAGGACCTTCCAGTTCCAATTTGTTGGCTTGAGCGTTATTTGGTAGGCCAGCAAACCAAAGCACTATTAAGGCGGCAGACTCTTTGCTCCCAGTTCCTCAGCAGGGATCCATGACCAGCTGGTAAAAAAGTGTTGGCTCGTTTCTAGTTTTAACTCAAAGCTAAGAATTCTTTTCATTGtaattttgatttctctttttgccCATATAGGCCCTTTGCTCACACACAGCCAGGCTTGccccaactttttttttggtccagTAGTACCAGTCCAATAAAATTAGAGCAGCAACACCACCACCTGCAGCTGACCCGCCTTGTGAAATTACCCccacctgctcctgctggccCCACTGCTGTCCATGTCAGCTGGAAGGCCAGAAGCTGTGCTGACTTTGGTAAGTCTCCTCTTCTTTGGAGGGGATCCTGTCAGAGGGAGACTTTCACTGCTTTTAAGTCAAGACAGTGCTCACCCCAGAAGCCTGCAAAACAGACCTTGGACACAGAGCACCAGGCAAGAGCTAAACACACTGAAGCTATTCATTAGTGAGCTATGTTGGGGACAGGGCAGCATGCCAGGAAGAGATGACTGTCAAAAAGTCAATTAATGATATCTTTAagttcttccctcctccctcagcTACCTGACAAGGATAGAATCAACTATCCCAAAACAACCAAGGATGCATTTCCCCAATTTGTTACTAAAACACATCCATTGCGGGGATTCTTCGTGCACAGTATATTCCCATGCTCAATTCTCCCTACAATCACAAACTGTTCTCCTAACACCTGATATAAATGTAATTTGCTCAAGTCTTCTCTGTAAACCTGAGGAACAATTGCTCTTTTGGTAGCAACCTGTTACAGATCTGAAGACTACTCTAAAGGTGTATGTAGGTATGTGTCTATATATGCTTTTGTATTAAATagtttcaaaatacaaaaaagataCTTAAGAGAAATTCTgtgtggggttggtttttttggttttgtgcatttttttttgtttttgttttgttctgttgttttttggttttgggtttttttttagtaaggaTTGGTTGGgtccactgaaaaataagatagATGTGTTCTTTGTTGTTGGTAATACAGCAGCTCACAATCCAGGCATGTCCTCACTGACTATTCTTATATCCTTTGTCTTCTCTGTCAGTTTAGACTAAATTTGAGTCTGGTCAACCTGTGCTGCAGTCAGTCTTGTCACATTTTCAtgaataatataaatattagaTGGATTTTATATTAATTCAGCCTGCTTGTCTCCTATGGCAATCAAAAAAGCAGCC
It encodes:
- the LOC121098419 gene encoding adenosine receptor A3-like — protein: MPNDSLVLSSLDWVYISTECLVALFATLGNILVIWVVKLNSTFQNTTLYFIASLALADIAVGVLVMPLAIVVSLGISIHFYNCLFMCCLMVVFTNASILSLLAIAIDRYLRVKLPTRYKLITTERRVWWALGLCWSLSLLVGLVPMFGWNKAEPRSSDFLMCRFTSVMRMDYMVYFGFFTWTLVPLLIMCALYVEIFYIIRTKLSQGTTSVRGAGGFYGQEFKTAKSLALVLFLFAISWLPLCIINCISYFYPESQIPPYFMYLGILLSHANSAMNPIVYACKIKKFKTTYLLILRTYILCKNPDPFVTEQTTDQQSQIKSKR